In Desulfofundulus kuznetsovii DSM 6115, the following are encoded in one genomic region:
- the murA gene encoding UDP-N-acetylglucosamine 1-carboxyvinyltransferase codes for MVRFFITGGNPLRGTVRASGSKNATLPILAACLLHGAPNVIQQVPALKDVTTMCDVLKYLGARVNREGDSIRVDATHIQSLEVGEDLMRRMRASNLVLGPLLGRFRRVRISHPGGCNIGSRPMNLHLKGLKALGARIEEKFGYITVEAGKLEGAEIHLDVPSVGATENIMMAAVLARGTTIIRNAAKEPEIVDLQNFLNRMGARIKGAGTDVIRIEGVKHLNSVEHAVIPDRIEAGTYLVAAAITGGDVTVTNVIPEHLEPVLAKLKEMGFWVETGDEHVRVAAQDRRPRAVDIKTLPHPGFPTDMQPQMMALACLAEGTSVITETVFENRFKHVSELRRMGADIKVEGQIAIIKGVERLTGAPVMATDLRAGAALVLAALAAENGTVVEGVEHIDRGYEKMEQKYTALGARIMRIST; via the coding sequence ATGGTCAGGTTTTTCATTACGGGCGGTAATCCCCTCCGGGGCACCGTGCGGGCCAGCGGAAGCAAGAACGCCACCCTGCCAATACTGGCCGCCTGTCTCTTGCACGGGGCACCTAACGTAATCCAGCAGGTGCCGGCGCTAAAAGACGTAACGACCATGTGCGATGTCCTGAAATACCTGGGTGCTCGGGTGAACAGGGAAGGGGATTCCATCAGGGTAGACGCCACGCATATCCAATCCCTGGAAGTAGGGGAAGACTTGATGCGCCGGATGCGGGCGTCCAACCTGGTGCTGGGGCCTCTTTTGGGGCGCTTTCGCCGGGTTAGAATCTCCCACCCCGGCGGCTGCAACATCGGCTCCCGGCCCATGAACCTGCATTTAAAAGGGCTCAAGGCCCTGGGGGCCAGGATTGAAGAAAAATTCGGCTATATTACCGTGGAGGCCGGTAAACTGGAGGGTGCCGAAATCCACCTGGATGTTCCCAGTGTGGGCGCTACCGAAAACATTATGATGGCTGCCGTGCTGGCCAGGGGCACAACCATCATTCGTAATGCTGCCAAGGAACCGGAGATCGTGGACCTGCAAAACTTTTTGAACCGGATGGGAGCGCGCATCAAGGGTGCGGGTACCGATGTGATCCGGATCGAAGGGGTAAAACACCTTAACTCCGTGGAACACGCGGTGATTCCCGATCGCATTGAAGCGGGAACCTACCTGGTGGCCGCTGCCATTACCGGCGGAGATGTTACGGTAACCAACGTCATTCCCGAACATCTGGAGCCCGTGCTCGCTAAGTTGAAGGAAATGGGCTTTTGGGTAGAGACGGGTGATGAACATGTGCGGGTGGCGGCCCAGGATCGGCGGCCGCGGGCGGTAGATATCAAAACGCTGCCCCATCCCGGCTTCCCTACCGATATGCAGCCCCAGATGATGGCCCTGGCCTGCCTGGCAGAAGGAACCAGCGTAATTACCGAAACAGTCTTTGAGAACCGTTTTAAACATGTGAGTGAACTCCGGCGGATGGGAGCCGACATCAAGGTGGAGGGGCAGATAGCCATCATCAAGGGGGTAGAAAGGCTCACCGGGGCCCCGGTTATGGCCACGGATTTGCGGGCGGGCGCCGCCCTGGTCCTGGCCGCCCTTGCTGCCGAAAACGGTACCGTGGTTGAAGGCGTGGAACATATCGACCGGGGCTACGAAAAGATGGAACAAAAATATACCGCCCTGGGGGCCAGAATTATGAGGATATCCACTTAG